The sequence AAGAAAACGGTTCATAGGCTAATAATCCAGATGAATATATTGTATGATGAAAAAGTCTTTACCTATTTACTGTGTGAAAGGGGTTTGTGTTTTGAAATTCAAGATAGGACTCATCTGGAGAATTGTCATCGCCATCGGCCTGGCCGTGGGCTTCGGCTATTTGACTCCGCTGATCGGGGAAGGGTTTGCGAAAAACTTCACCCGTCTGTTTGCGACATTCAATATGCTGTTCGGCGGGTTCCTGAACTTCGTCGTGCCGCTCATCATCCTGGCGTTCATCGCACCGGGAATTGCCAAACTCGGGAAGGGGTCCGGCAAGCTGCTCGGTCTTGCAACCGTTTTCGCCTATGCGTCCACGATCGTGGCTGGAATCCTTGCGTACTTTGCGGCAACGGCCATTCTGCCTTCCTATATCAATGGACTGTCGGATAAGTCCATCAGTACGGGAAAGGAAGCCGCGGCCGCTTTCTTCAAAATGGAGATGACACCGCTCATGGGCGTCATGACGGCCCTGCTGCTGGCGTTCGTGCTCGGCATCGGCATGGCGTCAATCGGCAGCAAGACGATGCTCCGCGTGTTCGAGGAATTGAATACGATCATTGAAAAAGTCATCAGCGTCGTGATCATCCCGCTTCTGCCGATACATATCTTCGGGATCTTCCTGAACATGACCTATACAGGTGAAGTTGCGAAAGTGCTGTCGATCTTCATCTTCGTGTTCGTCATGATCATCGTGCTCCATCTGATCATGCTGACAGTCCAGTACACCGTGGCGGGCGCTGTGTCCCAGCGCAATCCGTTCCGCCTGATGAAAACGATGGCTCCCGCCTATTTCACAGCAATCGGGACACAGTCCTCGGCGGCAACGATCCCGGTGACACTCAGGCAGGCGAAGCAGACCGGAGCGTCCGCGAAAGTTACGGATTTCACCATTCCGCTGTTCGCCACGATCCACTTGTCCGGCAGTACGATCACATTGGTCTCCTGCTCGATCGGCGTCATGCTCATGAACGGAGCACCGATCAGTTTCGTTTCGTATCTGGGCTTCATCTTCATGCTCGGCGTCACGATGATCGCAGCTCCGGGCGTACCGGGGGGCGCAGTCGTCGCAGCGACCGGACTTCTCGCATCGATGCTCGGATTCGACGAGTCGATGATTGCGCTCATGATCGCCCTGTACATGGCGCAGGACAGTTTCGGCACAGCGACGAACGTCACGGGCGACGGAGCCCTTGCCATCATCGTCGACAGCTTTTCAGACAGAACACCGGCCAAATGACCGGGCCCGAGCCGTTTCCTTTTCGGAGGAAGCGGTTTTTTGCGTCTGAACCGCGGTTTTAAGCCAATTTATGAAGGCTTATATTCTCACTCTGTGAAACTTAATTGAAAATGAAAATACTTGCTGATCGCGAAGAATTAAAGGATTTTTATATTATTTATAATCATTCTCAATGATTTGCAACGGACGGCGGGATGGGGTAAGATTAGAATGATGATAATTAGAAGATGAGCAATCATCTTATTACGCATACTGGAGGTATTGGAATGGCAACTTTGGAAATCAAAGATCTTCACGTTTCAATCGAAGACAAAGAAATACTTAAAGGGGTCAACTTGACCATCAATACAAATGAGATCCATGCAATCATGGGACCGAACGGAACAGGTAAATCCACGCTCGCGTCCGCAATCATGGGGCATCCGAAATACGAAGTGACATCAGGTACGGTCCTGCTGGACGGCGAAGATGTGCTTGAAATGGAAGTGGACGAGCGTGCGAAAGCCGGTCTGTTCCTGGCCATGCAGTATCCGAGTGAGATCACAGGCGTCACGAATGCGGACTTCCTCCGTTCTGCTATCAATGCTCGCCGTGAAGAGGGGGATGAGATCTCCCTCATGAAGTTCATCCGTGAACTCGACAGCAAAATGGAACTTCTTGAAATGGATGAAGATATGGCAACACGCTATCTGAACGAAGGATTCTCGGGCGGGGAGAAGAAGCGTAACGAGATCCTTCAGCTGATGATGCTGAAACCGAAATTCGCAGTACTCGACGAGATCGACTCCGGTCTTGACATCGATGCTTTGCGCATCGTCTCAACAGGCATCAACGAAATGCGCGGCGAAGGCTTCGGCTGCCTGATCATCACCCACTACCAGCGCCTGCTGAACTACA comes from Sporosarcina trichiuri and encodes:
- a CDS encoding dicarboxylate/amino acid:cation symporter, with product MKFKIGLIWRIVIAIGLAVGFGYLTPLIGEGFAKNFTRLFATFNMLFGGFLNFVVPLIILAFIAPGIAKLGKGSGKLLGLATVFAYASTIVAGILAYFAATAILPSYINGLSDKSISTGKEAAAAFFKMEMTPLMGVMTALLLAFVLGIGMASIGSKTMLRVFEELNTIIEKVISVVIIPLLPIHIFGIFLNMTYTGEVAKVLSIFIFVFVMIIVLHLIMLTVQYTVAGAVSQRNPFRLMKTMAPAYFTAIGTQSSAATIPVTLRQAKQTGASAKVTDFTIPLFATIHLSGSTITLVSCSIGVMLMNGAPISFVSYLGFIFMLGVTMIAAPGVPGGAVVAATGLLASMLGFDESMIALMIALYMAQDSFGTATNVTGDGALAIIVDSFSDRTPAK
- the sufC gene encoding Fe-S cluster assembly ATPase SufC — its product is MATLEIKDLHVSIEDKEILKGVNLTINTNEIHAIMGPNGTGKSTLASAIMGHPKYEVTSGTVLLDGEDVLEMEVDERAKAGLFLAMQYPSEITGVTNADFLRSAINARREEGDEISLMKFIRELDSKMELLEMDEDMATRYLNEGFSGGEKKRNEILQLMMLKPKFAVLDEIDSGLDIDALRIVSTGINEMRGEGFGCLIITHYQRLLNYITPDHVHVMMQGRVVKSGGEELARKLEEHGYDWIKEELGIEEETVEQEA